One Nocardia huaxiensis genomic window, AACAAACGTTCGGCGTCGACCTTTTCTTCCTGACCGGTCTCGTTGTTCCGCAGCACAATGCGCTCCAGATGATCGTCGCCGTCGGCCGCGATCACCTCGGTGCGGGTGTGCACCTTGATGTTCGGAATCTGCTCGATCTGCTGAATCAGGTAGTGCGACATGGAGTCCACCAGCGAGCCCGCCCGCACCAGAATGTGCACGGTGCGCGCCTGCCGGGACAGGAACACCGCCGCCTGGCCCGCGGAGTTCGCGCCGCCGACGATGTAGACGTCCTTGTCCGCGCAGTCGGAAGCCTCGGTCATGGCCGAGCCGTAGTAGACGCCGCGGCCGGTGAAGTCGTCCACGCCGGGGGCGGGGTGGTGGCGGTAGTTGACGCCGGTCGCGATCAGCACGGAATGCGCGGAGATGCTGCCGCCGTCGCCGAATTTCACGACGCGCGCGGAACCGCAGGCCTCGAGCCCGACCACCTCGCGGGCGGTGATGAGCTCGGCCCCGAACTTGACGGCCTGCCGCCGCGCCCGGTCGGCCAGCTGCGCACCCGAGAGCCCGTCCGGGAAGCCGAGGTAGTTCTCGATGCGCGAGCTCTGCCCGGCCTGCCCGCCGGTGGCCGTGCGTTCCACCAGGACCGTGCGCAAACCCTCCGACGCGCCGTAAACCGCCGCGCCGAGACCGGCCGGGCCGCCGCCGACCACGATCAGGTCGTAGAAGTCGCCGGAGGGGTCGATGGAAAGGCCCACGCCCGCAGCCAGTTCGGCGTCGCTCGGCCCGATGAGCACCTCGCCGGAGGGGTTGATGATGACCGGGCACTGATCCTCGGTCGCGCCCGCAGCCGCGAGCAGTCGCGCGCCCTCGGGCTCGTCGAACTGGTACCAGCGGTAGGGCAGCTGATTGCGCGCCAGGAACTCCCGCACCTCGGAGCATCGGGCCGACCAGCGATGCCCGACCACCTTGGTCTCGTGCACGGGCCGGTGCTCGTCGCTCTTCCACGCGTCCAGCAGGGCGTCGACGACCGGATACAGCTTCTCCTCCGGCGGATCCCAGGGCTTGAGCAGGTAGTGGTCGAGATCCACCACATTGATGGCCTCGATGGCGGCATTGGTGTCGGCGTAGGCGGTGAGCAGTACCCGCCGGGCATAGGGGTGCAGGTCCATGGCCTGCTCCAGGAATTCGACGCCGTTCATACCGGGCATGCGGTAGTCGGCAATGAGGACCGCGACCGGCTGACCACGCAGTTTCATCTCCCGCAGGGCGTCGAGTGCGTCAGCGCCCGACTCCGCCCGCAGAATCCGGTAGTCCGCCCCGTAGCGACGGCGCAGGTCGCGAACCACGGCGCGGGAGACGCCGGGATCGTCGTCGACGCTGAGGATGGCCGGCTTGGCGGCAGCTGCTGAAGTCACCTAACGAGTATGAAGCGCTTGGCAAATGCCGGCCCGCGCGCTGCACTTCTCGCACGCCCTGTTCACCCTCGGTTCAAATCCGATGATGTTCAACCAGATCCAGTTCGCTGGGAGTGAGTAGTCGTTCGAGTCGTTCCTCGTCGGCTCCTGTGCCCTTGCGCCGGGACCGGTCGGTCCGGGAGGGAGAGTGGGTGCCGTCGCCCGGCCCGTCGGAAGGAAGGAGCGGGACCGCGGTGGTCTTGCGGTGCAGGAGCGAGCGCAGTTTCACGGCCGATCACCTCACGTTTCGCTCGGAAGCTGGTGGCTGTGTCTGTTGCTTCGTCTATCCCCTATTGTGCTCCGGCCATTACATTTGCCGCCGCGGCAACGCCGGAATGTGATCTAGATGATTTTCAGTGCTGCCGACTAGGCTTGCACGGTACCGACAGTCACATCACCGGAGGCGACGTTGCCGAAGAACCTGGAAGCCAGCATTGACATCGCCGCGCCGCCGGAAAAAGTCTGGAATGTCGTTTCCGATCTGAAGCGTATGCCCGAATTCAGCCCGCAGTGCATCCGCATGCAGCCGCTCGGATCGGTGCGCACCGGCACCTGGACCATCAACCTGAACAAGGACGGCGCCAAGGTGTGGCCGACCACCTCGCGCATCGTGCGGTTCGAGCCGAATCGGGCCCTGGCCTTCCGCATGACCGAGAACCGCACCATCTGGAGCTTCACCCTCGAACCCACGGCCACCGGCACCAAGGTCACGCAGCGTCGGGACGTGGTCGGCCAGGTGCCGTGGATCATCCGCAAGATGATCGACACCAGCCTCGGCGGGGAACAGAACTTCGAGACCGGGCTCGAGCAGGGCATGAACGAGACCCTCGGCAAGATCAAGCGAGTCGTCGAAGCCTGATCTGCGTGTTCACGGGCGGTCACGCCGACCGGTAAGTAGGTTCGCATCATGCGACGACTTACAGGTATCTGTGCCGCGGCCGCCGGTGTCGCGCTGCTGCTCACCGGCTGCGGTTCTTCCGACTCCGATTCAGACCGAACGGTTTCCGTGGTGGGGACCGGAAAGGTCCAGGGCACACCGGATGTGCTCCAGGCCGACCTCGGCGCGGAAGTGACCGCCGCCGATGTGTCCACCGCGGTCGACGGCGCGAATGCCAAGGCCAGGGCCATGACCGACGCCATGGTCACCGCCGGGGCCAAGCGCGAGGACATCCGCACCAATGACGTGTCGGTGTATCCGAGCTACGGGCCGGACGGCAACAACATCACCGGCTACAAGGCGTCGAACTCGGTGCACGTGGTGGTGCGGGAGCTGCCGAAGGCGTCGAGCATTCTCGATGCCGCCGTCAAGGCGGGCGGCAACGACACTCGCCTCAGCTCGGTGTCCTTCGCACTGGACGACGACTCCAAGCTGGTCACCGACGCGCGCGCCCGGGCCTTCGAGGACGCCAAGGCCCGCGCACAGCAGTACGCGGACCTGGCCGGTCTGAAGCTGGGCAGCGTCAAGACCATCAGCGAGACGTCGAGCGGCAACAGCGGACCGGTGCTCAAGGAATCCGCGCCCGCCGCCGCCGATTTCGCCCTCGAACCCGGGCAGCAGACGGTGACCTTCACCGTCGACGCCACCTGGAATCTGAACTAGCTCTTCCAGTTCGGCAGCGTGACCACCTGGGCCGCGTAGGACAGGCCCGCACCGAAGGCGATGAGCAGGGCGGTGCCGCCGGGTTTGGCGTCGCCCTTGCGCATCATGGCCTCCATGGCCAGCGGAATCGAGGCGGCCGAGGTGTTTCCGGTCTCCTCGATGTCATTGGCGAGCGCGCAGTGCTCCGGGAGTTTCAGCACCCGGGCCATGATCTCGATGATGCGGCCGTTGGCCTGGTGCGGGACCATGGCGTCGAGATCGTCGGGGGTGAGGCCGGCGACCTCGATGGCGTCGCGGCACACCTTCTCCAGAGAGTGTGCGGCCCAGCGGAATACGGCCGTGCCCTCCATGGCGAGATACGGGCGGACCGCTTCGAGGCCCTTCTCCTCGATCTCGTCGAAGAATTCGATCCAGTCCTTGTCCTGGCGGATGGCGTGGTGCTGGGTGCCGTCCGAACCCCAGACGGTGGGGCCGATGCCGGGTTCGTCGGAGGGGCCCACGATGACCGCACCCGCGCCGTCGGCGAACAGGAAGGCGGTGCCGCGATCCTTCGGATTGATCGTGTCGGTGAGTCTCTCCACGCCGATGACCAGCACATGTCTGGCCGTGCCGCCCTTCACCAGATCCGAGGCCAGGGCCAGCGCGTGGCAGAAGCCGGCGCAGCCCGCGGAGATGTCGAAGGCGGCGACTCCGTTGAGGCCGAGTTCGGTGGCGATCTGCGGGGCGCCCGCGGGGGTGAGCAGCAGCCAGGTGGAGGTGGCGACGATGACGCAGTCGATCTGTTCGGCGTCTATCTCGGCGGCCTCGATGGCGTCGCGGGCCGCGGCGGCGCTCATGCTGATGATGGTCTCGTCCTTCGACGCGAAGCGGCGCGTGCGGATGCCGGAGCGGGTCCGGATCCATTCGTCGCTGGAGTCGATGGGCCCGGCGACCTCATCATTGGTGACTACTCGCGCCGGGCGGTACACGCCGAGGCCGAGAATTGCTGTGTGCTCTACCCCATTGATCGAGGCAATTCGAGCAGCCATGGTGCTTCTCCTATGTACTGCGCGCCGAACGTGGCCTTCATCGGGTTCCTCACCCCCCACGGCCCGATGACGCCGCAGACATGAGGCCCCCTCATATTAATGACGAAAGCCTCTCACGCGTGTGGCTTCGCTCACAATCTGGGGGTATTGCCCGGTTTGTCACCCTTGCGTCGGCTAGCGGAACCGAACGGTTCACATGCGCGCAAGGCAACCGAGACCGCGAGGACCACACCGTGTTCCCGTAAGGTGTGACGCGGTCCCCGACCACACCTGCCCGCGCATGAAAGAGGAGCTTGTGGCCCGCCGTCCCACCCCGCCCGGCACCCCCGAACAGACCGGCCTCGGCCACGTCGCCGACCTGGTCCGCTCCGCCATCCCGCCGCTGCATCCGGCCGGCCTGCCCTTCGTGGCGGCCCCGCTGGCCGTCGCGGCCCTGGGCTACCGGCGAAAGTGGCTGCGCCGCACGGGATTGCTCGCGGCCGCGGCCACCGCCACCTTCTTCCGGCACCCGCACCGGGTGCCGCCGAACCGCGCCGGAGTCGTGGTCGCGCCCGCCGACGGTGAGGTCGCCCTCGTCGACACGGCCGTGCCGCCCGCCGAACTCGGCCTGGGCGATCAGCCGGTGCCGCGCGTCAGCATCTTCCTGTCCGTGCTGGACGTGCACGTACAGCGCGTCCCGGTGAGCGGCATCGTCACCGAGGTCATCTACAAGAAGGGCCAGTTCCTCTCCGCGGATCTGCCCGAGGCCAGTGACGCCAACGAGCGCAACACCATGGTCATCGAGACCGAGGACGGACGGAAGTTCGCGGTCGTGCAGATCGCCGGACTGCTCGCCCGCCGCATCATCTGCGAGGCGAAGGTCGGCGACAAGCTGACCATCGGCGACACCTACGGCCTCATCCGGTTCGGTTCGCGCGTGGACACCTACTTCCCGGCCGGAACCAAGCTGCTCGTCACCCCGGGGCAGCGGACCATCGGCGCGGAAACGGTGCTGGCCGAACTGGATTCATGATGGAGCAACTCGCGCCCGCTCCCGTCGCCGCGCGCCGCCGCAATCGCACCATCCGGCTGCTGCCGAGCATGGTGACCATTCTCGGGTTGTGCTCGGGTCTCTCGGCGGTCAAGTTCGCGATCGAGAATCAGCTGGGTTTCGCGCTGGCG contains:
- a CDS encoding FAD-dependent oxidoreductase, translating into MTSAAAAKPAILSVDDDPGVSRAVVRDLRRRYGADYRILRAESGADALDALREMKLRGQPVAVLIADYRMPGMNGVEFLEQAMDLHPYARRVLLTAYADTNAAIEAINVVDLDHYLLKPWDPPEEKLYPVVDALLDAWKSDEHRPVHETKVVGHRWSARCSEVREFLARNQLPYRWYQFDEPEGARLLAAAGATEDQCPVIINPSGEVLIGPSDAELAAGVGLSIDPSGDFYDLIVVGGGPAGLGAAVYGASEGLRTVLVERTATGGQAGQSSRIENYLGFPDGLSGAQLADRARRQAVKFGAELITAREVVGLEACGSARVVKFGDGGSISAHSVLIATGVNYRHHPAPGVDDFTGRGVYYGSAMTEASDCADKDVYIVGGANSAGQAAVFLSRQARTVHILVRAGSLVDSMSHYLIQQIEQIPNIKVHTRTEVIAADGDDHLERIVLRNNETGQEEKVDAERLFLFIGAAPETDWLDGLVTRDDAGYVLAGPDLMVDGERPAGWELPRPPQHLETSVPGVFVAGDVRAESAKRVASAVGEGAMAVMLVHRYLAKQ
- a CDS encoding SRPBCC family protein is translated as MPKNLEASIDIAAPPEKVWNVVSDLKRMPEFSPQCIRMQPLGSVRTGTWTINLNKDGAKVWPTTSRIVRFEPNRALAFRMTENRTIWSFTLEPTATGTKVTQRRDVVGQVPWIIRKMIDTSLGGEQNFETGLEQGMNETLGKIKRVVEA
- a CDS encoding SIMPL domain-containing protein, with the translated sequence MRRLTGICAAAAGVALLLTGCGSSDSDSDRTVSVVGTGKVQGTPDVLQADLGAEVTAADVSTAVDGANAKARAMTDAMVTAGAKREDIRTNDVSVYPSYGPDGNNITGYKASNSVHVVVRELPKASSILDAAVKAGGNDTRLSSVSFALDDDSKLVTDARARAFEDAKARAQQYADLAGLKLGSVKTISETSSGNSGPVLKESAPAAADFALEPGQQTVTFTVDATWNLN
- a CDS encoding beta-ketoacyl-ACP synthase III; this translates as MAARIASINGVEHTAILGLGVYRPARVVTNDEVAGPIDSSDEWIRTRSGIRTRRFASKDETIISMSAAAARDAIEAAEIDAEQIDCVIVATSTWLLLTPAGAPQIATELGLNGVAAFDISAGCAGFCHALALASDLVKGGTARHVLVIGVERLTDTINPKDRGTAFLFADGAGAVIVGPSDEPGIGPTVWGSDGTQHHAIRQDKDWIEFFDEIEEKGLEAVRPYLAMEGTAVFRWAAHSLEKVCRDAIEVAGLTPDDLDAMVPHQANGRIIEIMARVLKLPEHCALANDIEETGNTSAASIPLAMEAMMRKGDAKPGGTALLIAFGAGLSYAAQVVTLPNWKS
- a CDS encoding phosphatidylserine decarboxylase; protein product: MARRPTPPGTPEQTGLGHVADLVRSAIPPLHPAGLPFVAAPLAVAALGYRRKWLRRTGLLAAAATATFFRHPHRVPPNRAGVVVAPADGEVALVDTAVPPAELGLGDQPVPRVSIFLSVLDVHVQRVPVSGIVTEVIYKKGQFLSADLPEASDANERNTMVIETEDGRKFAVVQIAGLLARRIICEAKVGDKLTIGDTYGLIRFGSRVDTYFPAGTKLLVTPGQRTIGAETVLAELDS